The Osmia bicornis bicornis chromosome 12, iOsmBic2.1, whole genome shotgun sequence genome contains the following window.
atttaaaatttatttattttctatattataaaattactcTTTCCAAATATGAAATAAGTAATTATTTTTGCGAGCTAAAACCCGTTATAAATGGGGACGATACAGGTCtcagaattttatttacaccCTGTTACCTGCCGGATTGTTTGTCCcgtaaacttacatttcggtACTTTACGTATACCAATACCACcatttttctcgttttttagtacaagtttgaaataattatgtactatgtataaataaaaattatttaagaaattGTATATCTTTTGTTTAAAGTACAACGGAATCATTGGGTGCATGCACAGTAAGAGAGGCCTGCACTATACGGGAACCTCGACGTTTATAGACGAGCAACAAGAAAGCGATAGCGATTCGGACAACGAGCAAGAGAAAGTAAGATATATAAAATGTCCAAATATATTTCagttaaataattcaattcgATATAGTTTAAGATTTTGTAGTTAGTATCTATACGCGActgtttattaaattaatacgTATTATTAGTACTATTCAACATATACAAAATTACCGGTAAAATCATAGGGTCAATCACATTTTTGGAGAAGAAAAATGCGAACTCTGCATAGTCATTTAGATGTTAACAAAGATGGTGTTATTAGTTACGATGACTTTATGTTACTTGGCGACCGATTTTGCGATTTAGGACACTTATCTCCAAAAGCCAAAgctgaatttaaaaatgtattgaaCGTGAGTATAGAAATAACAAagtatatattaaattgtacACAATTGTAAATTCTGtacaatttaataaagtaattattttatatctaaacatatattttgatgtagaaaatgtGGATGGAACAGTGGGGAGAGATTAGTCCATATAATCTCATAtgtgttgaaaaatatttagaagAAATGCAACATGTTCTTAATGACTCATCGTTAAAAAAGAAGTGTCATCATTTCTTGCCATATTTATTCAAAGTAAATATGTAAAACAAACTGTTTATATACATACCTCAATTTATCAGAAAATTTTCCTTctaaataatgttattaaatatacaatttcaGGCAGTGGACAAAGATCAAAGTGGTGAAATTTCTGTAcaagaatttaaattatttttccagtGCTTAGGTCTCACACATGAAGTAAGTAAAATCATCAGTCCTACTATGAAATAAAACTTATTGTTAAATAAGTGAACCAACTaactgaaaatatttattataggACGCAGTTGTTGCCTTCAGTCACATTGATAGTAATGACGATGGAAAAATTA
Protein-coding sequences here:
- the LOC114871332 gene encoding sarcoplasmic calcium-binding protein; the encoded protein is MATLLQRGLRYAASNKLFEKGIISVLRFEVIPEKKNIVQPAHHRFKYNGIIGCMHSKRGLHYTGTSTFIDEQQESDSDSDNEQEKGQSHFWRRKMRTLHSHLDVNKDGVISYDDFMLLGDRFCDLGHLSPKAKAEFKNVLNKMWMEQWGEISPYNLICVEKYLEEMQHVLNDSSLKKKCHHFLPYLFKAVDKDQSGEISVQEFKLFFQCLGLTHEDAVVAFSHIDSNDDGKISFEEFITLGREFFISEDPTKPSKYFWGPLVD